One genomic window of Streptomyces sp. NBC_01498 includes the following:
- a CDS encoding ATP-binding SpoIIE family protein phosphatase codes for MRTEDVLAAIATGVWHWDNAAGFITLDAEAARLFGLPAKPTVLSEAAMRARLHPVDWNESYGIVRLAIAEETLAEAQVRIVAEDGRVLRTVRTRSKPLIKELEYGEDYELLGTVQEIPEPQTAALTGQSPVAGDWRRSREAFLLDAGRALAEARSTAEVLRVAASLSMPGFSPDGLAVFGVDGERLTVIGHHGHEDGAEGPFTEMSVSTDYPAAEVVRTGRAIYLATPKEYHDRYPATWPLAQGFGRRSWAFVPLIVAGRTMGAWMAAFKNPVTFTPDERSVLTTVARMLAQALARAEVTESERELSLGLQRSMMPMLGPDIPGMSVAARYVPTGGGLQVGGDWYDIIPLPGGTRVALVIGDVQGHDVRAAGLMGQLRIALRAYAAEGHRPDAVLSRASRFLHGMYEFPTAQGPTLPEQVDTGEDADYTVPRFATCLYMEVDPESGTLDIARAGHPDPVIRSADGTALIRQTPGGLPLGIEADSDYPTSRVVLEPGDTLMLCTDGLIETGGHDMLSGWTRLRPVLESNTGVSLEKLADALVGAVHGPGSHYTTGPLADRREDDIALLLLSRESTPARRPPRRTVLTISQAEPEQVASARRQLKALLHDWADDEQVDSAVLMVSEMATNVLVHTDGDAVLIAEAAGERGRRRLRVEVADASDELPHKRRPGELASSGRGLMLMEMLADAWGVDPRGEGKSTWFEIYEAHEAAEGDEENEVHEAEGVEDTDEPGGAGGAGGSGSAGSAGGVDGVDGTDDPDDPDEAGAPNGG; via the coding sequence ATGCGCACCGAGGATGTACTGGCCGCGATCGCGACCGGTGTGTGGCACTGGGACAACGCGGCCGGCTTCATCACCCTCGACGCGGAGGCCGCCCGGCTCTTCGGGCTGCCCGCCAAGCCCACCGTCCTCAGCGAAGCGGCCATGCGGGCTCGTCTGCACCCGGTCGACTGGAACGAGTCGTACGGCATCGTCCGCCTCGCCATCGCCGAGGAGACGCTCGCCGAGGCCCAGGTGCGGATCGTCGCCGAGGACGGCCGGGTGCTGCGTACGGTCAGGACCCGTTCGAAACCGCTGATCAAAGAGCTGGAGTACGGCGAGGACTACGAGCTGCTCGGCACCGTCCAGGAGATCCCCGAGCCGCAGACGGCGGCGCTGACGGGGCAGAGCCCGGTCGCCGGCGACTGGCGGCGCTCCCGGGAGGCGTTCCTGCTCGACGCCGGGCGGGCGCTGGCCGAGGCGCGCTCCACCGCCGAGGTGCTGCGGGTGGCCGCGTCCCTGTCGATGCCGGGCTTCTCGCCGGACGGGCTCGCGGTGTTCGGGGTCGACGGGGAGCGGCTCACCGTCATCGGCCACCACGGGCACGAGGACGGCGCGGAAGGGCCCTTCACCGAGATGTCCGTGTCCACGGACTACCCGGCGGCCGAGGTCGTACGGACCGGCCGGGCCATCTACCTGGCGACGCCGAAGGAGTACCACGACCGCTATCCGGCGACCTGGCCGCTGGCACAGGGGTTCGGCCGCCGGTCCTGGGCGTTCGTGCCGCTGATCGTCGCCGGGCGCACGATGGGCGCCTGGATGGCGGCCTTCAAGAACCCGGTGACGTTCACGCCCGACGAACGCTCCGTACTGACGACGGTCGCCAGGATGCTCGCGCAGGCGCTGGCGCGCGCCGAGGTGACTGAGTCGGAACGCGAGCTGTCGCTGGGGCTCCAGCGCTCGATGATGCCGATGCTGGGGCCGGACATCCCGGGGATGAGTGTGGCCGCGCGGTACGTGCCCACGGGCGGCGGGCTCCAGGTGGGCGGCGACTGGTACGACATCATCCCGCTGCCCGGCGGCACCAGGGTCGCGCTGGTCATCGGCGACGTCCAGGGGCACGACGTACGGGCCGCGGGCCTGATGGGACAGCTGCGGATCGCCCTGCGCGCGTACGCCGCCGAGGGGCACCGGCCGGACGCCGTACTGTCGCGCGCCTCGCGGTTCCTGCACGGGATGTACGAGTTCCCGACCGCCCAGGGACCGACGCTGCCCGAACAGGTCGACACCGGCGAGGACGCCGACTACACCGTGCCGCGCTTCGCCACCTGTCTGTACATGGAGGTCGACCCGGAGTCCGGCACCCTCGACATCGCGCGGGCCGGGCACCCCGACCCGGTGATCCGCTCGGCCGACGGCACGGCCCTCATCCGGCAGACGCCCGGCGGGCTGCCGCTGGGCATCGAGGCGGACTCGGACTATCCGACGAGCCGGGTCGTGCTGGAGCCCGGCGACACGCTGATGCTGTGCACGGACGGGCTGATCGAGACCGGCGGGCACGACATGCTCAGCGGCTGGACGCGGCTGCGGCCCGTGCTGGAGAGCAACACGGGCGTGTCGCTGGAGAAGCTCGCGGACGCGCTGGTCGGGGCGGTCCACGGGCCCGGCTCGCACTACACGACCGGGCCGCTCGCGGACCGGCGCGAGGACGACATCGCGCTGCTGCTGCTCTCGCGGGAGAGCACCCCGGCGCGGCGGCCCCCGCGCCGCACGGTGCTGACGATCTCCCAGGCCGAACCGGAGCAGGTGGCGAGCGCCCGGCGGCAGCTCAAGGCGCTGCTGCACGACTGGGCGGACGACGAGCAGGTCGACTCGGCGGTGCTGATGGTGTCGGAGATGGCGACGAACGTGCTCGTGCACACGGACGGCGACGCGGTCCTGATCGCGGAGGCGGCGGGCGAACGGGGCCGGCGGCGGCTCCGGGTGGAGGTCGCGGACGCCAGCGACGAGCTGCCGCACAAGCGGCGCCCGGGAGAACTGGCGTCGAGCGGTCGCGGCCTGATGCTGATGGAGATGCTGGCGGACGCGTGGGGGGTGGATCCGCGCGGGGAGGGGAAGTCCACCTGGTTCGAGATCTACGAGGCGCACGAGGCTGCCGAGGGGGACGAGGAGAACGAGGTGCATGAAGCGGAGGGTGTGGAGGACACGGATGAGCCCGGGGGTGCGGGTGGGGCGGGTGGCTCGGGCAGTGCGGGCAGTGCGGGTGGGGTGGACGGGGTGGACGGGACCGACGATCCGGATGATCCGGACGAGGCCGGGGCGCCGAACGGGGGGTGA
- a CDS encoding AI-2E family transporter, whose translation MEKTRGGGPPGVLPSEVWRVGAWCAVLLLVAGVTAVAVWVVVTFKTAVTPVLLAILGAALLGPLHRRLVAMKVPKSLAAGLTCAAVVAVVGGAGYIVVLALIETGDQIVASLKQAGQDLSKHLGAAGTSLDDLASNAKSLLDKFGGTAASGVITGLSVVGEMIATSVLALLLIFFFLKDSDRVSGALRSLAPRRTGDTVEAMARRAFGAVEGFMRGTTFIALIDAVCITVGLLILRVPGAVGLGALVFVAAYIPYLGAFLSGAVAVLVALADRGVVIALWALGVVLAVQVLEGHVLQPMIQSRTVQMHPAVVMLAITAGASVAGILGMLLAVPLTAAAFGVLAELRERYEADSAP comes from the coding sequence ATGGAGAAGACGCGCGGCGGCGGCCCACCCGGCGTGCTGCCCTCCGAGGTGTGGCGGGTCGGTGCCTGGTGCGCGGTCCTGCTGCTCGTCGCCGGGGTCACGGCCGTCGCGGTGTGGGTCGTCGTCACCTTCAAGACCGCCGTCACGCCCGTCCTGCTGGCCATCCTCGGAGCCGCGCTGCTCGGCCCGCTCCACCGGCGGCTGGTCGCCATGAAGGTACCGAAGTCCCTGGCCGCCGGGCTGACCTGCGCGGCCGTGGTCGCGGTTGTCGGCGGGGCCGGGTACATCGTGGTCCTCGCGCTCATCGAGACCGGCGACCAGATCGTGGCCTCGCTCAAACAGGCCGGGCAGGATCTCAGCAAGCATCTGGGCGCGGCCGGGACGTCGCTGGACGATCTCGCGTCGAACGCGAAGAGCCTGCTCGACAAGTTCGGCGGGACCGCCGCCTCCGGGGTGATCACCGGGCTCAGCGTCGTCGGCGAGATGATCGCCACCAGCGTTCTCGCGCTGCTGCTGATCTTCTTCTTCCTCAAGGACTCCGACCGGGTCTCCGGGGCGCTGCGCTCCCTCGCCCCGCGCCGTACCGGCGACACCGTCGAGGCGATGGCGCGGCGCGCGTTCGGGGCGGTCGAGGGCTTCATGCGCGGGACGACGTTCATCGCGCTCATCGACGCGGTCTGCATCACCGTCGGCCTGCTGATCCTGCGGGTGCCGGGCGCGGTCGGTCTCGGGGCGCTGGTGTTCGTGGCGGCGTACATCCCTTATCTGGGCGCGTTCCTGTCCGGCGCGGTGGCCGTGCTCGTCGCGCTGGCCGACCGGGGGGTGGTGATCGCGCTGTGGGCGCTCGGGGTCGTACTGGCCGTACAGGTGCTGGAGGGGCATGTACTCCAGCCGATGATCCAGAGCCGCACGGTGCAGATGCATCCGGCGGTGGTGATGCTGGCGATCACGGCGGGCGCGAGTGTGGCGGGCATCCTCGGCATGCTGCTGGCGGTGCCGCTGACGGCGGCGGCGTTCGGCGTACTGGCGGAACTGCGCGAGCGGTACGAGGCGGACTCGGCGCCGTAG
- a CDS encoding pirin family protein yields MPAVTVENPLTLPRVTAAPDAVARPVLTVSTAPSGFEGEGFPVRRAFAGINYQHLDPFIMMDQMGEVEYQPGEPKGTPWHPHRGFETVTYIIDGIFDHQDSNGGGGTITNGDTQWMTAGAGLLHIEAPPEHLVASGGLFHGLQLWVNLPAKDKMMAPRYQDIRGGQVQLLTSPDGGALLRVIAGALDGHEGPGITHTPITMIHATLRPGAEVTLPWREDFNGLAYVLAGRGTVGADRRPVRTGQTAVFGTGSSLTVRADGSQDANTPDLEVVLLGGQPIREPMAHYGPFVMNTRDELQQAFDDFQKGRLGTIPAVHGMTEGGVPEAGA; encoded by the coding sequence ATGCCCGCTGTGACCGTCGAAAACCCGCTGACCCTTCCCCGCGTCACGGCGGCTCCCGACGCCGTCGCCCGCCCCGTACTCACCGTCTCCACCGCCCCCAGCGGTTTCGAGGGCGAGGGCTTCCCGGTGCGCCGGGCGTTCGCCGGGATCAACTACCAGCACCTCGACCCGTTCATCATGATGGACCAGATGGGCGAGGTGGAGTATCAGCCCGGGGAGCCGAAGGGCACCCCCTGGCACCCGCACCGCGGCTTCGAGACCGTCACGTACATCATCGACGGCATATTCGACCACCAGGACTCCAACGGTGGCGGCGGCACCATCACCAACGGCGACACGCAGTGGATGACGGCGGGCGCGGGCCTGCTGCACATCGAGGCTCCGCCGGAGCACCTCGTCGCGTCGGGCGGTCTCTTCCACGGCCTCCAGCTGTGGGTGAACCTGCCGGCCAAGGACAAGATGATGGCCCCGCGCTACCAGGACATCCGCGGCGGCCAGGTCCAGCTGCTCACCTCTCCCGACGGCGGCGCGCTGCTGCGGGTGATCGCGGGCGCGCTGGACGGGCACGAGGGCCCCGGCATCACGCACACCCCGATCACGATGATCCACGCCACCCTGCGGCCGGGCGCCGAGGTCACGCTGCCGTGGCGCGAGGACTTCAACGGTCTCGCGTACGTGCTGGCGGGCCGCGGCACCGTCGGCGCCGACCGGCGGCCGGTCCGCACGGGCCAGACGGCGGTCTTCGGCACCGGGTCCTCGCTGACGGTGCGCGCGGACGGGTCCCAGGACGCGAACACCCCGGACCTGGAGGTCGTGCTGCTGGGCGGACAGCCCATACGTGAGCCGATGGCCCACTACGGCCCGTTCGTCATGAACACCCGCGACGAGCTCCAGCAGGCGTTCGACGACTTCCAGAAGGGCCGGCTGGGAACGATCCCCGCCGTGCACGGGATGACGGAGGGCGGGGTGCCCGAGGCCGGGGCGTAA
- a CDS encoding SseB family protein gives MYGYDQNAGAQQQYAPPQQPMGGYGEQPLYPEPSPPSLADAVRAFTTGSLSAEDFQQIFATSKVYCPRGDNPGFLALHNTQQPVIPMFSTLKELRRYAGKESKYFVITGAEVIDLLPTGYGFVIDMEGDHRMVFDAKAVEQMVDFAMRRMYG, from the coding sequence ATGTACGGCTACGACCAGAACGCTGGCGCCCAGCAGCAGTACGCGCCCCCGCAGCAGCCGATGGGCGGCTACGGGGAGCAGCCGCTGTACCCCGAGCCGTCCCCTCCGTCGCTGGCGGACGCGGTGCGGGCGTTCACGACCGGGTCGCTCTCCGCGGAGGACTTCCAGCAGATCTTCGCCACGTCGAAGGTCTACTGCCCGCGCGGTGACAACCCCGGCTTCCTGGCCCTGCACAACACCCAGCAGCCGGTCATCCCGATGTTCAGCACGCTCAAGGAGCTGCGGCGGTACGCGGGCAAGGAGTCGAAGTACTTCGTGATCACGGGCGCGGAGGTCATCGACCTGCTGCCGACGGGCTACGGCTTCGTGATCGACATGGAGGGCGACCACCGGATGGTCTTCGACGCCAAGGCCGTGGAGCAGATGGTCGACTTCGCGATGCGCCGGATGTACGGCTGA
- a CDS encoding acyl-CoA dehydrogenase — protein sequence MGHYKSNLRDIEFNLFEVLGRDKLYGTGPFAEMDVETARTILSEVTKLAETELAASYADADRNPPVFDPATSTAPVPASFKKSYQAFMDSEYWRLGLPEEIGGTTSPRSLIWAYAELLLGANPAIWMYTSGPAFAGILFEEGNEAQKKIAGIAVEQQWGSTMVLTEPDAGSDVGAGRTKAVEQEDGSWHIEGVKRFITSGEHDMSENILHYVLARPEGAGPGTKGLSLFLVPKYEFDWETGELGERNGVYATNVEHKMGLKASNTCELTFGDRHPARGWLIGDKHDGIRQMFMIIEFARMMVGTKAIAALSTGYLNALEYAKERVQGPDLSQFMDKTAPKVTVTHHPDVRRSLMTQKAYAEGMRALVLYTASLQDEIAKKEADGEDVKAEHALNDLLLPIVKGYGSEKSYEQLAQSLQTLGGSGYLQEYPIEQYIRDAKIDTLYEGTTAIQGQDFFFRKIVRDQGQALNTLAEEIKQFLAVGTGGTELAPARDALAKAAVDLEAIVGKMLTDLTATAEDVKNIYKVGLNTTRLLMASGDVVVGYLLLRGAAVAVEKLETASAKDVAFYQGKIAAAKFFAASVLPGVSTERAVAESVDNSLMELDEAAF from the coding sequence ATGGGGCACTACAAGTCGAATCTCCGCGACATCGAGTTCAACCTCTTCGAGGTCCTCGGGCGCGACAAGCTGTACGGCACGGGCCCGTTCGCGGAGATGGACGTCGAGACCGCCAGGACCATCCTTTCCGAGGTCACCAAGCTCGCCGAGACCGAGCTGGCCGCCTCCTACGCCGACGCGGACCGCAATCCGCCCGTCTTCGACCCGGCGACGAGCACCGCACCCGTGCCCGCCTCCTTCAAGAAGAGCTACCAGGCGTTCATGGACTCGGAGTACTGGCGCCTGGGCCTCCCCGAGGAGATCGGCGGCACCACCTCGCCCCGCTCCCTGATCTGGGCGTACGCGGAGCTGCTGCTCGGCGCCAACCCGGCTATCTGGATGTACACCTCGGGCCCGGCCTTCGCCGGCATCCTCTTCGAGGAGGGCAACGAGGCGCAGAAGAAGATCGCCGGGATCGCCGTGGAGCAGCAGTGGGGCTCCACGATGGTGCTCACCGAGCCCGACGCGGGCTCCGACGTGGGCGCGGGCCGGACAAAGGCCGTCGAGCAGGAGGACGGCTCGTGGCACATCGAGGGCGTGAAGCGCTTCATCACGTCCGGTGAGCACGACATGTCGGAGAACATCCTTCACTACGTGCTGGCCCGCCCCGAGGGCGCCGGACCGGGCACGAAGGGCCTGTCGCTCTTCCTCGTACCGAAGTACGAGTTCGACTGGGAGACCGGCGAGCTCGGCGAGCGCAACGGCGTGTACGCGACGAACGTCGAGCACAAGATGGGCCTCAAGGCGTCCAACACGTGCGAGCTGACCTTCGGCGACCGGCACCCCGCCAGGGGCTGGCTGATCGGTGACAAGCACGACGGCATCCGCCAGATGTTCATGATCATCGAGTTCGCCCGGATGATGGTCGGCACGAAGGCCATCGCGGCGCTCTCGACGGGCTATCTGAACGCGCTGGAGTACGCCAAGGAGCGTGTCCAGGGCCCCGACCTGTCCCAGTTCATGGACAAGACCGCGCCCAAGGTCACCGTCACGCACCACCCCGACGTACGCCGCTCGCTGATGACGCAGAAGGCGTACGCGGAGGGCATGCGCGCGCTGGTGCTGTACACCGCCTCCCTCCAGGACGAGATCGCCAAGAAGGAGGCGGACGGCGAGGACGTCAAGGCGGAGCACGCGCTGAACGACCTGCTGCTGCCGATCGTCAAGGGCTACGGCTCCGAGAAGTCGTACGAACAGCTCGCCCAGTCGCTCCAGACGCTCGGCGGCTCCGGGTACCTCCAGGAGTACCCGATCGAGCAGTACATCCGGGACGCCAAGATCGACACCCTCTACGAGGGCACCACCGCCATCCAGGGCCAGGACTTCTTCTTCAGGAAGATCGTCCGCGACCAGGGCCAGGCGCTGAACACCCTCGCCGAGGAGATCAAGCAGTTCCTCGCCGTCGGCACCGGCGGCACCGAGCTGGCCCCGGCGCGTGACGCGCTCGCCAAGGCGGCCGTCGACCTGGAGGCGATCGTCGGGAAGATGCTGACGGACCTCACCGCCACCGCCGAGGACGTCAAGAACATCTACAAGGTCGGCCTGAACACGACCCGGCTGCTGATGGCCTCGGGAGACGTGGTCGTCGGCTATCTGCTGCTGCGCGGCGCGGCGGTGGCCGTGGAGAAGCTGGAGACGGCGTCCGCGAAGGACGTGGCCTTCTACCAGGGCAAGATCGCGGCGGCGAAGTTCTTCGCCGCGAGCGTCCTGCCCGGTGTCTCGACGGAGCGCGCGGTCGCCGAGTCCGTGGACAACTCGCTGATGGAGCTGGACGAGGCGGCCTTCTAG
- a CDS encoding M18 family aminopeptidase: MSTSARFDRGHTDDLMTFLAASPTPYHAVANAAERLEKAGFRQVRETDAWEGTSGGAYVVRGGALIAWYVPEGAAQHTPFRIVGAHTDSPNLRVKPLPDTGAYGWRQVAVEVYGGPLLNTWLDRDLGLAGRLSLRDGTHRLVHVDRPLLRVPQLAVHLDRGVNTDGLKLNPQRHMQPIWGLGEAAEGDLIGFVAEEAGVDASDVTGWDLMPHSVEPPAYLGRDRELVAGPRMDNLLSVHAGTAALAAVAGAAGTGTALPYIPVLAAFDHEETGSQSDTGADGPLLGTVLERSVLARGGSSEDRARALAGTVCLSSDTGHAVHPNYAERHDPTHHPRVNGGPILKVNVNMRYATDGAGRAMFAAACERAGVPWQSFVSNNSMPCGTTIGPITAARHGIKTVDIGAAIVSMHSARELCGADDPFLLANALTAFLES; encoded by the coding sequence ATGAGCACATCCGCCCGCTTCGACCGCGGCCACACAGACGACCTGATGACCTTCCTCGCCGCCAGCCCCACGCCGTACCACGCGGTGGCGAACGCGGCCGAGCGCCTGGAGAAGGCCGGTTTCCGGCAGGTCCGGGAGACCGACGCGTGGGAGGGGACCAGCGGCGGCGCGTACGTGGTGCGCGGCGGCGCGCTCATCGCCTGGTACGTCCCCGAGGGGGCCGCGCAGCACACCCCGTTCCGGATCGTCGGCGCGCACACGGACTCCCCCAACCTCCGGGTCAAGCCGCTGCCGGACACCGGCGCGTACGGCTGGCGGCAGGTCGCCGTCGAGGTGTACGGGGGGCCGCTGCTCAACACATGGCTGGACCGCGACCTCGGGCTGGCCGGCCGGCTCTCCCTGCGGGACGGCACCCACCGACTGGTCCACGTGGACCGGCCGCTGCTGCGCGTACCGCAGCTGGCCGTCCATCTCGACCGGGGCGTCAACACCGACGGTCTGAAGCTGAACCCGCAGCGGCACATGCAGCCGATCTGGGGGCTCGGCGAGGCCGCCGAGGGCGATCTGATCGGCTTCGTCGCCGAGGAGGCCGGGGTCGACGCGTCCGACGTCACCGGCTGGGACCTGATGCCGCACTCCGTCGAGCCGCCCGCGTATCTCGGGCGCGACCGTGAACTGGTCGCCGGGCCCCGGATGGACAACCTGCTGTCGGTGCACGCCGGTACGGCCGCGCTGGCCGCCGTCGCCGGGGCCGCCGGGACGGGCACGGCCCTGCCGTACATCCCCGTGCTCGCCGCCTTCGACCACGAGGAGACCGGCTCCCAGTCCGACACCGGCGCCGACGGGCCGCTGCTCGGCACGGTGCTGGAGCGCTCGGTCCTGGCGCGCGGTGGCTCGTCCGAGGACCGGGCGCGGGCGCTGGCGGGCACGGTCTGCCTCTCCTCCGACACCGGCCACGCCGTGCACCCCAACTACGCGGAGCGCCACGACCCGACGCACCACCCGCGCGTCAACGGCGGCCCGATCCTCAAGGTCAACGTCAACATGCGGTACGCGACGGACGGCGCCGGGCGCGCGATGTTCGCGGCGGCGTGCGAGCGGGCCGGGGTGCCCTGGCAGTCGTTCGTCTCGAACAACTCGATGCCGTGCGGTACGACGATCGGCCCGATCACGGCGGCCCGGCACGGCATCAAGACCGTCGACATCGGGGCGGCGATCGTGTCGATGCACAGCGCGCGCGAACTGTGCGGCGCGGACGACCCGTTCCTGCTGGCGAACGCCCTGACGGCGTTCCTGGAGAGCTGA
- a CDS encoding DUF6458 family protein, translated as MGVGGCIALIAVGAILTFATDWEAESVNLDLVGVILMAVGLIGIATFTSMAKRRRAIVQAQPTVIERDRPL; from the coding sequence ATGGGCGTAGGCGGATGCATCGCACTGATCGCCGTGGGGGCGATCCTCACGTTCGCGACGGACTGGGAGGCGGAGAGCGTCAACCTCGACCTCGTCGGGGTGATCCTGATGGCGGTCGGCCTCATCGGTATCGCGACGTTCACGAGCATGGCGAAGCGCCGGCGGGCGATCGTGCAGGCGCAGCCGACCGTGATCGAGCGCGACCGGCCGCTGTAA
- a CDS encoding NHL domain-containing thioredoxin family protein, with protein MSKRARVRAPELQGRSWINTGGKELSLADFRGRTLVLDFWTFCCVNCLHVIDELRELEQKHSDTVVVVGVHSPKFVHEAEHAAVVDAVERYEVHHPVLDDPELATWKQYAVRAWPTLVVIDPEGYVVAQHAGEGHAHAIERLVEELEAEHAAKGTLRRGDGPYVAPAPVATDLRFPGKVLALPSGNFLVSDSTRHQLVELAADGESVVRRIGHGERGFGPDGPGADTGFSEPQGLAALADGRIAVADTVNHAIRAYDPVTGTVETLAGTGRQWWQGSPTHGPALEVALSSPWDVAWWQDRLWIAMAGTHQLWTYDPAAGTVAVAAGTTNEGLVDGPAAEAWFAQPSGLAATADRLWVADSETSALRYVERYVERDGEGDGKADGAGFAVRTAVGTGLFDFGHRDGAAGQALLQHPLGVTALPDGSVAVSDTYNHALRRYDPATGEVTTLATDLREPSGAVLVGDDIVVVESARHRLTRLRLPEEAVRVESVAHRTRRATTEVAPGALRLDVVFEAPRGQKLDTRYGPSTRLLVSATPPELLAEGAGAGTELGRDLVLADGVTEGVLHVSAMAASCDDAPEIEYPACHVHQQDWGVPVRVTASGTGRLGLVLAGLDA; from the coding sequence ATGAGTAAGCGTGCACGCGTCCGCGCCCCTGAGCTGCAAGGGCGATCCTGGATCAATACCGGCGGTAAGGAACTGTCCCTCGCGGACTTCCGAGGTCGCACATTGGTGCTAGATTTCTGGACCTTCTGCTGCGTCAACTGCCTGCATGTCATCGACGAGTTGCGCGAGCTGGAGCAGAAGCACAGCGACACCGTCGTGGTCGTAGGCGTGCACTCGCCGAAGTTCGTCCACGAGGCGGAGCACGCCGCCGTCGTGGACGCCGTCGAGCGGTACGAGGTGCACCACCCCGTCCTCGACGACCCCGAGCTGGCGACCTGGAAGCAGTACGCCGTACGGGCCTGGCCCACGCTCGTCGTGATCGACCCCGAGGGGTACGTCGTCGCGCAGCACGCGGGCGAGGGGCACGCGCACGCCATCGAGCGGCTGGTCGAGGAGCTGGAGGCCGAGCACGCCGCGAAGGGCACCCTGCGGCGCGGCGACGGCCCCTATGTCGCGCCCGCCCCCGTCGCCACCGACCTGCGCTTCCCCGGCAAGGTCCTCGCGCTGCCCTCCGGGAACTTCCTGGTCTCCGACTCCACCCGCCACCAGCTGGTCGAACTGGCGGCGGACGGCGAGAGCGTCGTACGCCGGATCGGACACGGCGAGCGCGGCTTCGGACCCGACGGCCCCGGAGCCGACACCGGGTTCAGCGAGCCGCAGGGGCTCGCCGCGCTCGCGGACGGCCGGATCGCCGTCGCCGACACCGTGAACCACGCGATCCGCGCCTACGACCCCGTCACCGGCACCGTCGAGACCCTGGCCGGCACCGGCCGCCAGTGGTGGCAGGGCTCGCCGACCCACGGGCCCGCCCTGGAGGTGGCGCTCTCCTCGCCGTGGGACGTGGCCTGGTGGCAGGACCGGCTGTGGATCGCGATGGCCGGGACGCACCAGCTGTGGACGTACGACCCGGCGGCCGGCACCGTCGCCGTCGCGGCCGGGACCACCAACGAAGGCCTGGTCGACGGACCCGCCGCCGAGGCGTGGTTCGCGCAGCCCTCCGGGCTCGCCGCGACGGCGGACCGGCTGTGGGTGGCCGACTCCGAGACCAGCGCCCTGCGGTACGTGGAACGGTACGTGGAACGGGACGGGGAGGGGGACGGCAAGGCGGACGGGGCGGGCTTCGCCGTGCGGACGGCCGTCGGCACCGGGCTCTTCGACTTCGGCCACCGCGACGGCGCGGCCGGTCAGGCCCTGCTCCAGCACCCGCTGGGTGTGACCGCCCTGCCGGACGGCTCGGTGGCCGTGTCGGACACGTACAACCACGCGCTGCGCCGCTACGACCCGGCGACCGGCGAGGTCACGACGCTCGCCACGGATCTGCGCGAGCCGTCCGGCGCGGTGCTCGTCGGTGACGACATCGTCGTGGTCGAGTCCGCCCGGCACCGGCTGACCCGGCTGCGGCTTCCTGAGGAGGCCGTGCGCGTCGAGTCGGTCGCGCACCGCACCCGGCGCGCCACGACCGAGGTCGCGCCGGGCGCGCTGCGGCTGGATGTCGTCTTCGAGGCGCCCCGGGGGCAGAAGCTGGACACCCGTTACGGTCCCTCGACCCGGCTGCTGGTCTCCGCCACCCCGCCGGAACTGCTGGCGGAGGGGGCCGGTGCCGGTACGGAGCTGGGCCGGGACCTGGTCCTGGCGGACGGTGTCACGGAGGGGGTGCTGCACGTCTCGGCGATGGCCGCGTCCTGCGACGACGCTCCGGAGATCGAGTACCCGGCGTGCCATGTGCACCAGCAGGACTGGGGCGTGCCCGTACGGGTCACGGCGTCGGGCACGGGCCGGCTGGGTCTGGTGCTGGCCGGGCTGGACGCGTAG
- a CDS encoding XRE family transcriptional regulator, translating into MIWPQVVKDRIKSGHDRELVHSYPYRSACPSTVWNELISDAGADLFFAGYTNYFLWTQVPAFPEILRRKVASGCRVRFLLGDPDGEVTRQRESIEDVALTVSTRIRITLEHLDRLGPLDGLETRLSAPEDAINHVSLSVFRFDADALVTPHLARLVGHDSPLLHLHRRGDGGMFDRFSEHGEELWKSATPKRS; encoded by the coding sequence ATGATCTGGCCCCAGGTAGTCAAAGACCGCATCAAGAGCGGCCACGACCGCGAACTAGTCCACAGCTACCCGTACCGCTCCGCATGCCCGTCGACGGTGTGGAACGAGCTGATCAGCGATGCCGGCGCCGACCTGTTCTTCGCTGGATACACGAACTACTTCCTGTGGACCCAGGTTCCCGCGTTCCCCGAAATACTGCGCCGGAAAGTCGCTTCGGGGTGTCGCGTCCGCTTCCTGCTGGGAGACCCCGACGGCGAGGTGACCCGCCAGCGGGAGAGCATCGAGGATGTGGCCCTGACAGTCTCCACACGCATCCGCATCACACTGGAACACCTTGACCGCCTCGGCCCATTGGACGGCCTTGAGACACGCCTCAGCGCTCCGGAAGACGCGATCAACCATGTGAGCCTCTCCGTGTTCCGGTTCGATGCCGACGCCCTCGTAACTCCCCACCTTGCGCGTCTGGTTGGCCATGATTCGCCGCTCCTCCACCTCCACAGGCGCGGTGACGGTGGCATGTTCGACCGGTTCAGCGAGCACGGTGAAGAGCTTTGGAAGAGCGCGACACCCAAGAGGTCTTGA